From Herbaspirillum sp. WKF16:
GTCTGTCAGAGGGGAATGGTGCGCGTGTAGACCTGGGCGTGTCCCGACAGCGCCATCGCGATCTGCTGCAGCAGCGCATGCGTCGGGGCCGGCTGTCCCGATGTTCCCATCAGCATGAAGCATGCGGCGGCGGCCAGCGCCAGCCCACCGCGCAGGCGCGGACCGACCTGCGACAGTCCGCGGCAGAACCACCATGCCGCACACCCGCCCAGCAACAGGCCGGTTACCACTTCCGAGGTGGAATGCACCTTGATCATCAGGCGCGACAGGGCGACTGCCAGCACCAGCGCGCCGATGCCCGCTACTGCGATGGCGCGCGCCTGCGGCGGCCTTCCTTGCGTGAGCAGCGCTGCAGTGCTCAGGTAAAGCGCGCTCGCCGAGGCCGTGTGCCCGCTCACCCCGGTGAAGTTGTAGAGCAGCGGCGGCGCGATGTTCCAGCCCATGTAGAGCAGCTTGCTCAACACCACCACCATCATCGCGGCGCCGAAGGCGAATAGCCAGCGCAGCATCTGCCGCCACCAGCCATTCATGCCCAGCCACAGCGCGACCACGCAGGCGCCGGGAACGGTGAAGGCGCTGTCGCCTAGAAAGGTGATGGCATGCCACCAGCTCATGTACGCAAATCCGACATTCGAAAGAACCTTCTCCGATTTGAAACGATCTTATGTTTTGTTCGAGCCGCTCGTCGATTAATTACGAGCACCGGCTGTGCGCCGGATCAAGCTCAACGGCTGAAGATGATGTTGAGTGCGGATCGCGCCGCAAGTTCGGCCCAATTTGCAAAGCATGGCGTCGATGTGCATTTGTCGGCGATGCGCGAAGGTGAAACTTCCTGCCTTCCTACAAGCGCTATCGAGGTTCTCCGATTGACGAACCATCCGTGTTTTTGCATTAACACATATTTTTACACTTCGCAACAATTTTCTCCAATTTTTTTTGATTAATTGGCGAAAATGATGCATGATGAAATCTGATTTTTCCTGTTGCGACGCAGCAATGCTGGCGCCGGAAGTTGCCATTGTTTTAAAAGACGAATTAAAAAAAGAAAGGACATTGGGAAATATGGCATGGCAGGTTAACCCTTGGAGTACCCGTCGAAAGCGCACGCAAGTCCTTGCTTTGATTGCCTTTGCGACCATGAATCAGGCGCGCGCCGCAGATCCGGACCAGGTCGTTACGCCCTATGCGCAGTACTCGATTCTCTATGACGACAATTTGCTGCGGCTGCGAGATCCCGCCGCCGCGCAAGCTGCCGTAGGCACGACCCAGATGTCGGATTACGTCCACTCCACGCTGGCCGGGATCCGCTTCGACAGGATGTTCAGCCGCCAGCACATCAAGCTGGATGCAAGCGTCAACAAGAACAGTTTCGATTACTTCAAGCAGTTCGATAACAACGGCCGCGATCTCAACGCCTATTGGGGCTGGGCTCTCGGCGAGCGCCTGACGGGCGACATCGGGTATGTGTATTCACAGGCCCTGACGCCGTTCCAGAACCTGCGCGTGCTGGAGAAGAACATCCGCACGATGCAGACCAAGTACGCGACCGTCGCCTGGCAGCTGCACCCGGACTGGACGGTGCGTGCACAGTACTCGCGTTTCGGGCTGGACTATGACCTTGCTTCGCAGCAGGCCAACAACTTCACCCAGGACATTGCCGACCTGGGCCTGGATTACACGGCGCGCAGCGGCAGCATCGCCGGCGTGGTCGTGAGGCATACGAAGGCCAACTACCCGGAATCGACCATTCTCGGCGGCGCGGCCATCAACAATTCGTTCACCCAGGACGAGCTCAAGGCGCGCGTGATGTGGCTCTACAGCGCCAAGACCAAGCTGCAGTTCCTGGGCGGCTATGTCACCCGCGAGCGCGTGAACGGCGGCTCAGCGGATTACAGCGGCTTCAACGCGCGGCTCATTGCGGATTGGCAGGCAACTGCGAAGACCGCGTTCAAGTTGAATCTTTGGCGCGAGATCGGCGGTCTGAGCGACGTGGACGCCAACTATGCGCTGACCAACGGCATCAGCCTGGCGGCGACGCTCAAGTCGTCCGAGAAGCTGAGGTTCGACGGCTCGTTCGACTACCAGCGGCGCAACTACAACGGCGCGGCAGTGATTACGGGCGTGACGCCTTCCAACCGGAAGGACAAGTACCAGAAGGCCAGTTTGAGCGTTACCTACTACCCGACCAGATCGCTGTCGCTGATGTTTGGGGTCTATCGGGAAGATGTGCAGTCGAACATCGACAGCTTCGGCTATGTCTCCAACGGAATGGCATTGACCACGCGCTATGAGTTCTGAGGCCCCCAAAATGAATAATGAAATCCACGACACTTTGCCCTTGGTCAACGTCAAGCCCAACGTGATCGTCATGGTCTTCAAGCGCTTGCTTGAGCCGGCCCTGATCGTGACCTACCTGTGGGTGCTGGTGCGCCTGAACGGACTGTCGTTCACCGGCGACTACTGGGTGCTGGCCATCATGGCCTTCTTCATCAGCTCCTATTTCTTCTCGGAATTCCACGAGCGCCGCCTGCGCCGCAATCCCAAGGGCGTGCACTCGGTGACGCCGATCTTCGTCGACTGGCTGGCCGTGGTGGCGGTGCTGGGCCTGATCGGCTACTTCTGCGAGTTCTACCAGCAGTTCTCGTCGCAGGTGATCAGCGCCTGGGCGATCGGCACGCCATTCGGCCTGATGATCTCGCAGTATGCGCAATCGCGCGTGATGCGCGACCTGCAAACCAAGGGCGAGGTCAGCAAGGCGATCATCATCGGCGTCAATCCCGCCGCCCTGAAGATGGCCGAGCGCATGGAAAATTATCCGGCGCTGATGATCAAGCTGATGGGCTTCTTCGACGATCGCGAGATCAACCGCCAGCCGCAAGGCACCTTCACGCCGCTGATGGGCAAGATGTCGGACGTGGCCGCCTACGTGCGCAAGCACAACATCAACATGGTCTACATCAGCATGCCGATCTCGGCGCAGCCGCGCGTGCTGCAGATGATCGACGAGCTGCAGGACACCACCGCCTCGATCTACTTCGTGCCCGACATCTACATCTTCAACCTGATCCAGGCCCGCTTCGACTATGTCGGCGGCATGGCGGTGATGGCCATCTGCGAGACGCCGTTCACCGGCATGAACAATTTCGTCAAGCGCGTCAGCGACGTGGTGCTGGCCTCGATCATCCTGCTCATGCTGCTGCCGGTGCTGATGGTCATCGCCATCTGCGTCAAGGCGACCTCGCCGGGGCCGGTCATCTTCAAGCAGCGACGCTACGGCCTGGACGGCGAAGAGATCGTGGTCTATAAGTTCCGCTCCATGACCGTCATGGAAGACGGGGCTGCCGTGCAGCAGGCCCAGAAGGGCGACATGCGCCTGACCAAGATCGGCGGCTTCCTGCGCAAGAGCTCGCTGGATGAATTGCCGCAGTTCGTCAATGTGCTGCAGGGGCGCATGAGCATCGTCGGGCCGCGCCCGCATGCGGTCGCCCACAACGAGCTCTACCGCAAGCAGATCAAGGGTTACATGCTGCGCCACAAGGTCAAGCCGGGCATCACCGGCTGGGCCCAGGTCAACGGCCTGCGCGGCGAAACCGAAACGCTGGACAAGATGAAGGCCCGGATCGAATTCGACCTGGAGTACCTGCGCCGCTGGTCGCTCACCTTCGACCTGTGGATCATCGTCCAAACCGTGCATCTGGTGCTCAAGCGGGAAAACGCCTACTAGCAACAAATAGAAAGGGCGGCTCCTGCAACGATGACAAGTATTGCGGCGCTTTGCGGCCGCAATGCGGGGTGGTGGCCGCCTGGTCGCTCAACGAGGTATCGAATAGAAGGTTCAGAGGATGACAACAAGAACACATCAAGGACAGTTCGCCGCCACGGGCGCACTGAGGATCGCAGCCGGCGTCGTGTTGCTGGGACTGCTGGCCGCCTGCGGCAGCAAGAACGAAGCCTCCTCCGGGCAGGCGCTGGCCAGCGTCGACGGCAAGGAAATCACGGTGCACCAGCTCAATGCGGAGCTGGGCCGGGGCGGCGCGCGCGAAGCCAGCAAGCAGGTGCTGGACGGGCTGGTGGCGCGGCAACTGCTGATCAACGCCGCCAGGAAGGAAAAGCTGGATGCCAATCCGGCCGTGCTGGCCAACATGGAGCGCGCCAAGGACCTGGTGCTGGCCCAGAGCTATGTGCAGATGAAGCTGGGCAAGCCGGCCCGGCCCACGCCGCAGGAGATCGACGATTTCTACGCCAAGCATCCGCAGTGGTTTGCGCAGCGCAGGCAATTCGAATTTTCGGAGCTGGTGATCGGCGCCGCCAATCTCAGCGACGAGCTCAACGCGCTCATGGTGGGTACGCGGCCGCTGGACGAGATCGCGTCCTGGCTCAACGCCAAGCGCATCCCGTTCACCCGGCTGCAGGTGACCAAGACTTCGATGGACTTGCCGCCCGCGATGCTCGACGAGCTCAAGACCATGGAGCGCGGCCATCTCTTCATCGTCAGGGAAGGTGAGTCGGCGATCCTGGCTTCACTGGCCGACGTCAGGAGCGCGCCGCTGTCGCAAGTCGCGGCCGCTCCTCAGATCGAAGGCTACCTGATGGCGCAGAAGCAGGGCCAGATCACCGACCAGGCGCTCAACCAGCTCAGGGCCGAAGCCAAGATCGACTACTTCGACAAGGCCAAGTCGCTCAAGGACCAGGCGCCCGCGCAGGCGGCGGCCGAGCCGGCGGCTCCCGCCCAGGGCGACGCGGTGTCGCGCGGCCTGTCGGGCATCAAGTGAGGGCGCCGCTTTCACCCTTTCGAATCCGCAATGTGGACCAACCGACGTATTTACAGACGCAATCCGGAGTTAAAAAAATGATGAAAAAAATCTTGTTCCTGCTCGCCGGCCTGATGATTGCCGGATTCGGCTCCTCCGCCGTGGCCGACAACATTCCGCTGGGACCTGGCGACGTCATCCGCGTCAACGTCTACGGCAGCCAGGATCTCACCCTGGAGACCCGCGTCAGCGAGGCGGGAACCATCAGCTATCCGTTGATCGGCGAAGTGCAGGTGGGCGGCTTGTCCACCTCGCAGGCCGAGGCCAAGATCGCCGGCCTGCTCAAGAAGGGCGGCTACCTGGTCAATCCCCAGGTGAACATCCTGGTCACCACGCCGCAGAGCCAGATGGTGTCGGTGCTGGGCCAGGTCTACAAGCCGGGACGCTATCCGCTGGACGGCCGCCGCAACATCGCCGATGCGATCGCGCTGGCCGGCGGCGTCAATCCCGACGGCGGCGACGTCATCACCATCGTGCGCAACGTCAACGGCCAGATCACCCGCACCCCGGTGGATATCTACGCCGTGACCCACAACGGCGACACCACCGAGCTGCCGACGATCTCGGCCAACGACGTGATCTACGTGGAACGCTCGCTGCGCTTCTACATCTATGGCGAGGTGCAGCGGCCCGGCATGTACAAGCTGGAACGCGGCACCACCGTGCTGCAGGCGCTGTCGGTGGGCGGCGGCCTGACCCCGCGCGGCACCGAGCGCGGCCTCAAGGTCAAGCGTCGCGAACCGGACGGCGCGCTGCAGGAAATCAGCGTCAAGAAGGAAGACCTGCTGCAGGCCGACGACATCGTCTACGTCAAGGAAAGCTGGTTCTGACCGGCGCGGCGAGTCCAACGAACAACCCCGGTCCGCGCGCGGTGCGGACTGTTTGCCAGGAGTATCGAGAATGAACCTATCCCAGTTTTTGCTGATCCTGCGGGCGCACCTGAAGATCATCATGCTGATCTTCGGCGTCACCGTGGTCGCGGCCCTGGTGGTCAGCCTGCTGCTGCCCAAGACCTACAAGGCGACTTCCTCGGTCGTGCTCAACTACAAGGCCAACGACCCGGTCACTGGGCTGGTGATGACCGCCCAGGCGCTGCCGGGCTACATGCCCACCCAGGTCGACATCATCAACAGCCGCAACGTGGCGCTGGCGGTGATCGACAACCTCAAGCTGACCAATGAACCCTCGGTCAAGGAAAGCTATGCCAACAGCGGCACCACGACCGACATCCGCAACTGGCTGGCCGACATCCTGCTGCGCAACCTGGACGCGGTGGCCTCGCGCGACAGCAGCGTGATCGACATCACCTACAAGGGGCGCGATCCGCAGTTCGTGGCGACCATGGCCAATGCCTTCGCCGAGGCCTACCAGCAGGTGAGCATGCAGCTCAAGCTGGACCCGACCCGCAAGGCCTCGTCCTACTTCAACGACCAGATCAAGATCCTGCGCGACAACTACGAGAAGGCCCAGGGGCGCCTGTCGAAGTACCAGCAGGAGAACGGCATCACCAACCTCGACAACCGCATGGACGTCGAGAACAATCGCCTCAACGACCTCTCCACGCAACTGGTGGCGGCGCAGGGCGCCCTGTCTGAAGCGCAGTCGCGCCGCCAGGCGGCCGGCACCGGCAACTCGCCCGACGTGCTGGCCAACCCGCTGGTGCAGAACCTGAAAGCCAACGTCGCCGCCTCCGAGGCGCGCTTCGCGCAGGCCGCCAAGCGCCTGGGCACCAACCATCCCGACTACCTGAACGCCAAGGCCGAACTGGATGGCCTGCGCGCCCAGTTGAACGCGGCGATCGCCTCCACGTCGGCCAGCGTCGGCACCAACGCCAGCATCCTGCAAAAGCGCGAGGCCGAGATCCGCGGCGAGTTCGATGCGCAGAAGAAGAAGGTGCTGGACCTGAACCGCAGCCGCGACGAGCTCTCGGTATTGCAGCGCGACCTCGACAGCGCCCAGCGCGCCTACGAGCTGACCTCGCAGCGCTACATGCAGACCAACCTGGAAGGCCAGTCCAACCAGTCCGACATCTCGCTGCTGGCCAGCGCCGTGGCGCCGACCGGCCCTGCCAGCCCGCGCATCTTCATCAACCTGGTGCTGTCGATGTTCGTCGGCCTGATCCTGGGCGTGATGGCCGCGCTGGGCCTGGAACTGATCAACCGCCGCGTGCGCTCGGAGGTCGACCTGATCGAAGGCCTGGGCCTGCCGGTGTTGGGCAGCATCGCACGCCCCAGCTTGCATAACAGGCGCGACCGCCGGCCGGCGCTGGCCCGCAACATCCGGTCGCTGCCGGCGGCCTGAGCCGCAGCGGCGAGGTTTCCTCGATCGTCAACGCATACAACGAATCGGAATTCATATGGACACTGCAATCCTGATCAGCAACAAGGCCAGCAACGCCTTGCCGAGCCGCTCCATCGGCGCCATCCTGATCGACA
This genomic window contains:
- the epsL gene encoding XrtB/PEP-CTERM-associated polysaccharide biosynthesis outer membrane protein EpsL is translated as MMKSDFSCCDAAMLAPEVAIVLKDELKKERTLGNMAWQVNPWSTRRKRTQVLALIAFATMNQARAADPDQVVTPYAQYSILYDDNLLRLRDPAAAQAAVGTTQMSDYVHSTLAGIRFDRMFSRQHIKLDASVNKNSFDYFKQFDNNGRDLNAYWGWALGERLTGDIGYVYSQALTPFQNLRVLEKNIRTMQTKYATVAWQLHPDWTVRAQYSRFGLDYDLASQQANNFTQDIADLGLDYTARSGSIAGVVVRHTKANYPESTILGGAAINNSFTQDELKARVMWLYSAKTKLQFLGGYVTRERVNGGSADYSGFNARLIADWQATAKTAFKLNLWREIGGLSDVDANYALTNGISLAATLKSSEKLRFDGSFDYQRRNYNGAAVITGVTPSNRKDKYQKASLSVTYYPTRSLSLMFGVYREDVQSNIDSFGYVSNGMALTTRYEF
- the epsE gene encoding polysaccharide export protein EpsE — protein: MKKILFLLAGLMIAGFGSSAVADNIPLGPGDVIRVNVYGSQDLTLETRVSEAGTISYPLIGEVQVGGLSTSQAEAKIAGLLKKGGYLVNPQVNILVTTPQSQMVSVLGQVYKPGRYPLDGRRNIADAIALAGGVNPDGGDVITIVRNVNGQITRTPVDIYAVTHNGDTTELPTISANDVIYVERSLRFYIYGEVQRPGMYKLERGTTVLQALSVGGGLTPRGTERGLKVKRREPDGALQEISVKKEDLLQADDIVYVKESWF
- a CDS encoding EpsD family peptidyl-prolyl cis-trans isomerase, which gives rise to MTTRTHQGQFAATGALRIAAGVVLLGLLAACGSKNEASSGQALASVDGKEITVHQLNAELGRGGAREASKQVLDGLVARQLLINAARKEKLDANPAVLANMERAKDLVLAQSYVQMKLGKPARPTPQEIDDFYAKHPQWFAQRRQFEFSELVIGAANLSDELNALMVGTRPLDEIASWLNAKRIPFTRLQVTKTSMDLPPAMLDELKTMERGHLFIVREGESAILASLADVRSAPLSQVAAAPQIEGYLMAQKQGQITDQALNQLRAEAKIDYFDKAKSLKDQAPAQAAAEPAAPAQGDAVSRGLSGIK
- the epsF gene encoding chain length determinant protein EpsF, which translates into the protein MNLSQFLLILRAHLKIIMLIFGVTVVAALVVSLLLPKTYKATSSVVLNYKANDPVTGLVMTAQALPGYMPTQVDIINSRNVALAVIDNLKLTNEPSVKESYANSGTTTDIRNWLADILLRNLDAVASRDSSVIDITYKGRDPQFVATMANAFAEAYQQVSMQLKLDPTRKASSYFNDQIKILRDNYEKAQGRLSKYQQENGITNLDNRMDVENNRLNDLSTQLVAAQGALSEAQSRRQAAGTGNSPDVLANPLVQNLKANVAASEARFAQAAKRLGTNHPDYLNAKAELDGLRAQLNAAIASTSASVGTNASILQKREAEIRGEFDAQKKKVLDLNRSRDELSVLQRDLDSAQRAYELTSQRYMQTNLEGQSNQSDISLLASAVAPTGPASPRIFINLVLSMFVGLILGVMAALGLELINRRVRSEVDLIEGLGLPVLGSIARPSLHNRRDRRPALARNIRSLPAA
- a CDS encoding undecaprenyl-phosphate glucose phosphotransferase, yielding MNNEIHDTLPLVNVKPNVIVMVFKRLLEPALIVTYLWVLVRLNGLSFTGDYWVLAIMAFFISSYFFSEFHERRLRRNPKGVHSVTPIFVDWLAVVAVLGLIGYFCEFYQQFSSQVISAWAIGTPFGLMISQYAQSRVMRDLQTKGEVSKAIIIGVNPAALKMAERMENYPALMIKLMGFFDDREINRQPQGTFTPLMGKMSDVAAYVRKHNINMVYISMPISAQPRVLQMIDELQDTTASIYFVPDIYIFNLIQARFDYVGGMAVMAICETPFTGMNNFVKRVSDVVLASIILLMLLPVLMVIAICVKATSPGPVIFKQRRYGLDGEEIVVYKFRSMTVMEDGAAVQQAQKGDMRLTKIGGFLRKSSLDELPQFVNVLQGRMSIVGPRPHAVAHNELYRKQIKGYMLRHKVKPGITGWAQVNGLRGETETLDKMKARIEFDLEYLRRWSLTFDLWIIVQTVHLVLKRENAY
- a CDS encoding phosphatase PAP2 family protein: MSWWHAITFLGDSAFTVPGACVVALWLGMNGWWRQMLRWLFAFGAAMMVVVLSKLLYMGWNIAPPLLYNFTGVSGHTASASALYLSTAALLTQGRPPQARAIAVAGIGALVLAVALSRLMIKVHSTSEVVTGLLLGGCAAWWFCRGLSQVGPRLRGGLALAAAACFMLMGTSGQPAPTHALLQQIAMALSGHAQVYTRTIPL